The following are encoded together in the Cytophagia bacterium CHB2 genome:
- a CDS encoding NAD-dependent epimerase/dehydratase family protein yields the protein MLELTKSFHDKNVMITGGLGFIGSNLAIRLAEMGARVTVVDSLIDDYGGNFFNLRGYEERIRINIADVRTRPTMNYLVRGQHYIFNLAGQVSHIDSMENPYNDLEINCISQLSILEACRKFNPEVKIIFAGTRQQYGKPQYLPVDERHLMIPTDVNGINKIAGETYHLLYNNVYGIRACSLRLTNTYGPRMLMKHNRQGFIGVFIRQAINGEEIKIFGDGKQRRDYNYVDDVVDAFLLAAADERANGEAFNLGGMEVFSLLRFVEMLIEITGTGSYKIIPFPEEKKRIDIGDYYGNYEKIRSVLGWEPQVRLRDGLERTVKYFQQHKNEYWPKDENQFS from the coding sequence ATGCTCGAGCTCACGAAATCGTTTCATGACAAAAACGTCATGATCACCGGCGGGTTGGGTTTCATCGGGTCCAACCTGGCGATTCGCTTGGCGGAGATGGGAGCTCGCGTAACTGTGGTCGATTCGTTGATCGATGACTACGGCGGCAATTTTTTCAATCTGCGCGGTTATGAAGAACGCATCCGCATCAATATCGCGGACGTGCGCACGCGCCCGACTATGAATTATCTCGTGCGCGGCCAGCATTACATTTTCAACCTCGCCGGGCAGGTCAGCCATATCGACAGTATGGAAAACCCCTACAACGATCTTGAGATCAATTGCATCAGCCAGCTTTCGATTCTCGAAGCCTGCCGCAAGTTCAATCCCGAGGTCAAGATCATTTTCGCCGGAACGCGGCAGCAATACGGCAAGCCGCAATATTTGCCCGTCGACGAACGCCATTTGATGATTCCGACCGATGTCAACGGCATCAACAAAATTGCGGGCGAAACCTATCATTTGCTCTACAACAACGTTTACGGCATTCGCGCCTGCTCGCTGCGCTTGACCAACACCTATGGCCCGCGCATGCTGATGAAACACAATCGCCAGGGGTTTATCGGTGTCTTTATTCGCCAGGCAATCAATGGCGAAGAAATCAAAATATTTGGGGATGGCAAACAGCGCCGGGATTACAACTATGTTGATGATGTCGTCGACGCATTCCTGCTCGCTGCGGCAGATGAGCGCGCCAATGGCGAGGCCTTCAACCTCGGCGGCATGGAAGTGTTCAGCCTCTTGCGCTTTGTCGAAATGTTGATCGAGATCACCGGCACCGGTTCCTACAAAATCATACCGTTCCCGGAGGAAAAAAAACGGATCGACATTGGCGATTATTACGGCAATTATGAAAAGATCCGCAGCGTGCTGGGGTGGGAGCCGCAGGTGAGATTGCGCGACGGCCTGGAACGCACCGTGAAATATTTCCAACAACACAAAAACGAGTATTGGCCCAAAGATGAAAATCAGTTTTCTTGA
- a CDS encoding glycosyltransferase family 2 protein yields the protein MRHGCVQSGKLVEENDLLHEISHFEIGAVKGVRHVKAEGGAMPERKEAAARTKVTFSIVLPVYNEEANIPMIYERLTKVLETLGEPYEIIFINDGSRDRSRDLLRELHHRDPRIKLVSFTRNFGHQTAVSAGLDFATGSAVIVMDADLQDPPECLPQFIAKWRDGYDVVYAIRTKRKENIFKRAAYAAFYRILKRIADIDVPLDSGDFCIMDQKVVSVMRAMPERNRFVRGIRSWVGFRQIGLAYERDERFGGETHYTLYKLIKLAVDGFVSFSYAPLRMAALLGFITSGISFVAALVQLYKRLFVPSSYVPGFASLIIAVLFLGGIQLITIGIIGEYLGRIFDEVKRRPLYLLDETLGFGEQNRSASA from the coding sequence CGGCGCGGTTAAAGGCGTCCGGCATGTGAAAGCAGAGGGTGGAGCGATGCCAGAGCGTAAGGAAGCCGCGGCGCGCACGAAAGTCACATTTTCGATCGTGCTGCCCGTCTACAATGAAGAAGCCAACATACCGATGATCTATGAACGCCTCACGAAAGTTTTGGAAACGTTAGGCGAGCCTTACGAAATTATTTTTATCAACGACGGCAGCCGCGATCGTTCGCGCGACTTGTTGCGCGAGCTGCATCATCGCGATCCGCGCATCAAGCTCGTGAGTTTCACCCGCAATTTCGGCCATCAAACCGCGGTAAGCGCGGGGCTTGACTTTGCAACGGGCAGCGCCGTGATCGTCATGGACGCGGATTTGCAGGATCCGCCGGAATGCCTGCCGCAATTTATCGCCAAATGGCGCGACGGCTATGACGTGGTGTATGCCATTCGCACCAAGCGAAAAGAAAATATTTTCAAGCGCGCCGCGTATGCCGCCTTCTATCGCATCCTCAAGCGCATCGCGGATATCGACGTTCCGCTCGATAGCGGCGATTTTTGCATCATGGATCAAAAAGTCGTGAGCGTCATGCGCGCCATGCCGGAGCGCAACCGTTTTGTGCGCGGCATTCGAAGCTGGGTGGGATTCCGGCAAATCGGCCTGGCCTACGAACGGGACGAACGGTTTGGTGGTGAGACGCACTACACGCTGTACAAGCTCATCAAGCTTGCGGTGGATGGATTCGTTTCATTTTCGTACGCGCCGCTCCGCATGGCCGCCCTTCTGGGTTTTATCACCTCCGGCATATCATTCGTCGCGGCGTTGGTGCAACTTTATAAACGCCTGTTCGTGCCAAGCTCATACGTACCGGGTTTCGCCTCCCTCATCATTGCCGTGCTTTTCTTAGGTGGCATTCAATTGATTACCATCGGCATCATCGGTGAATATCTGGGGCGTATTTTTGATGAAGTTAAGCGCCGGCCACTTTACCTCCTGGATGAAACGCTTGGCTTTGGCGAGCAAAATCGTTCCGCATCTGCATGA
- a CDS encoding methyltransferase domain-containing protein, with translation MAASSTSTLMLPQEYRIMFEAENSHWWYRALRCWLEHVVRRYVSNDGWLLDAGCGTGATLALLQSLNYKSLGFDLSLSGLQFACNRDHMFNKLCCASVTNLPYSSNSFTGIICADVLYLLHDDDEVNALREFKRVLRPGGALILNLPAYEWLRGEHDQAVSTQRRYTAKSLRQKLRAAGFEPLRLEYRYMMFLPALALVRRVLRSGKQDAAKASSDLTLNFGLLNSMLTYITHTEERFGRFIIRPFGTSVCAVAKVSH, from the coding sequence ATGGCGGCCTCCTCAACCTCAACCCTCATGCTCCCGCAAGAATACCGTATCATGTTCGAAGCGGAGAATTCGCATTGGTGGTACCGCGCGCTGCGCTGTTGGCTCGAGCATGTCGTCCGCCGATATGTTTCCAATGACGGATGGCTATTGGATGCCGGATGCGGCACGGGCGCGACATTGGCTTTGTTGCAATCGTTGAACTACAAATCCCTCGGCTTTGACCTCTCCCTCTCCGGACTGCAATTCGCTTGCAATCGCGATCACATGTTCAATAAATTGTGCTGCGCGTCCGTAACAAATTTGCCGTATTCCTCCAACAGTTTCACCGGCATTATTTGTGCGGATGTTTTATATTTGCTGCACGACGATGATGAAGTCAATGCCTTGCGAGAATTCAAACGGGTATTGCGGCCCGGCGGTGCGCTCATTTTGAACTTGCCGGCCTACGAATGGTTGCGCGGCGAACACGATCAAGCCGTCTCGACGCAACGCCGCTATACCGCCAAAAGCTTGCGGCAAAAATTGCGGGCGGCGGGCTTCGAGCCGCTGCGCCTCGAATACCGCTACATGATGTTTTTACCGGCGCTCGCCCTCGTTCGCCGGGTGTTGCGCAGCGGCAAGCAAGATGCTGCCAAGGCCAGTTCCGACCTTACCCTAAACTTCGGTCTATTGAATTCCATGCTCACCTATATAACGCACACGGAAGAGAGATTCGGGCGGTTCATCATCAGGCCTTTTGGCACCTCAGTTTGCGCTGTCGCGAAAGTTTCACATTGA
- a CDS encoding DegT/DnrJ/EryC1/StrS family aminotransferase, producing the protein MKISFLDMSRQHTAMKNEIDEALARVFNRAWFILGEEGEAFEQEFSAYLGARHGVGVGSGTEALHLALLACGVTAGDEVITVPNTAVPTISAISFANAKPVLVDIDPATYTMDVSQVEAVITPATKVLLPVHLYGQTANLSPLLEIARKHNLRVVEDACQAHGATFEQRKAGTYGEAGCFSFYPSKNLGAYGDGGFVCTNDPEIAERLRLLRNYGQTKRYYHATKGFNSRLDELQAAVLRRKLLYLDYWNARRRELARLYDQLLQGLPIVLPQTMTWGEHVFHLYVIRCDRRDELCSFLAERGIQTIIHYPVPVHCQEAYQDLNLPLGALPEAEKAAQEIVSLPLYPEIREDEIEFVAACVREFYHR; encoded by the coding sequence ATGAAAATCAGTTTTCTTGACATGTCCCGCCAGCATACGGCGATGAAAAATGAAATTGATGAAGCCCTGGCGCGTGTGTTCAACCGCGCCTGGTTTATTTTGGGAGAAGAAGGCGAGGCGTTCGAGCAGGAATTCTCCGCTTATCTTGGCGCGCGGCATGGCGTGGGTGTCGGCTCCGGCACCGAAGCGTTGCATCTGGCCCTGCTCGCCTGCGGCGTTACTGCGGGCGACGAAGTCATCACCGTGCCGAATACGGCGGTACCGACGATCTCCGCAATTTCATTCGCAAACGCCAAACCCGTGTTGGTGGATATCGATCCGGCAACCTACACGATGGATGTTTCACAAGTCGAGGCGGTGATCACGCCGGCGACGAAAGTTTTGCTGCCTGTGCATCTTTACGGGCAAACGGCGAACCTTTCGCCCTTGCTTGAAATCGCGCGGAAGCACAATCTTCGTGTGGTGGAAGATGCCTGCCAGGCGCACGGCGCAACCTTTGAACAGCGCAAGGCCGGAACTTATGGTGAGGCGGGCTGCTTCAGCTTCTATCCCAGCAAGAATCTCGGCGCTTACGGCGACGGCGGTTTTGTATGCACCAATGATCCTGAGATTGCCGAACGTTTGCGGCTGTTGCGCAATTACGGACAAACCAAGCGTTATTATCATGCGACCAAGGGTTTCAACAGCCGGTTGGATGAGTTGCAAGCTGCCGTTCTGCGGAGGAAGCTGCTCTACCTTGATTATTGGAATGCCCGGCGGCGAGAGCTGGCGCGGCTCTACGATCAACTGCTGCAGGGCTTGCCAATAGTATTACCGCAGACGATGACGTGGGGCGAACACGTGTTTCATCTTTATGTCATTCGCTGTGACCGGCGCGATGAACTTTGTTCCTTTTTGGCCGAACGCGGCATTCAAACCATCATTCACTATCCCGTGCCGGTGCATTGCCAGGAAGCCTACCAGGATTTAAACCTGCCGCTCGGCGCTTTGCCGGAAGCGGAAAAGGCCGCCCAGGAAATCGTGTCGCTGCCGCTCTACCCCGAGATTCGAGAAGATGAAATCGAGTTCGTGGCGGCATGTGTCCGGGAATTTTATCACCGGTGA
- a CDS encoding glycosyltransferase family 2 protein produces the protein MEHSTNGISLSIFFPVYNDWGTIGSMAALAIATAEQITSDFEVILVNDGSGESTLEVLNFLEKNFPQLRVVHHKINRGYGGALKSGFNAATKDYIFYTDGDAQYDVRELKKLVSAMRPGIDIVNGYKIKRNDPWYRIVIGKLYHTVTKLAFGFTIRDVDCDFRLMRRGIFDRIHLEHNSGVICVEMIKKMHDVGCRFAEVPVTHFHRASGKSTFFKFRRIARVGVDLTKLWWRLVVKKQSQLKHPVHARAHEIVS, from the coding sequence ATGGAACACAGCACGAACGGCATCAGCTTGTCGATTTTTTTCCCGGTCTACAATGACTGGGGAACGATCGGAAGCATGGCAGCGCTGGCAATTGCGACCGCCGAGCAAATTACCAGCGACTTCGAGGTCATTTTAGTCAACGATGGCAGCGGCGAGAGCACGCTAGAGGTGCTCAACTTTCTTGAGAAAAACTTCCCCCAGCTTCGCGTCGTTCATCACAAGATAAACCGGGGATACGGGGGCGCGCTGAAAAGCGGGTTTAACGCTGCCACGAAGGATTATATTTTTTACACCGATGGTGATGCGCAGTACGACGTGCGCGAGTTAAAAAAACTCGTGTCTGCGATGCGCCCCGGCATCGATATCGTCAACGGGTACAAAATCAAGCGGAACGACCCCTGGTATCGCATCGTCATTGGAAAGCTGTATCATACCGTCACCAAGCTGGCTTTCGGCTTCACCATTCGCGATGTGGATTGCGATTTCCGGCTGATGCGGCGCGGCATTTTTGATCGCATCCATCTTGAACACAACAGCGGCGTGATCTGTGTCGAGATGATCAAAAAAATGCACGATGTCGGGTGCCGCTTTGCAGAAGTGCCGGTGACACATTTTCATCGCGCCAGCGGCAAATCGACGTTTTTCAAGTTCCGGCGCATTGCGCGCGTGGGCGTCGATCTCACCAAATTATGGTGGCGTCTGGTCGTCAAAAAACAATCCCAACTCAAACATCCCGTTCATGCTCGAGCTCACGAAATCGTTTCATGA